From the genome of Bradyrhizobium elkanii USDA 76, one region includes:
- a CDS encoding M16 family metallopeptidase has protein sequence MIYSLTRRAALIGGACAALLTLTSAPSQAAAKIQRLVSPGGIEAWFVQDATVPLIAMEYSFSGGASQDPPGKPGVGNLVADLLDEGSGDLDSKTYHERLERRAIELGFQSNRDQFRGSLRMLKDNKDEAYDLLRMALTSPHFEPKDVERIRAQVIANLRRESTNPSSLAGRKFLELAFGDHPYARTATGTLDSVPTIQIPDLKDYTRRIIAKDTLRVAVVGDVDPDTLGKLLDKTFGGLPAKAELTPVPDVVATRPPQRAFVPLDVPQTVVTFGGPGIARHDPDFMAAYVVNHILGGGGLSSRLYKEVREKRGLAYSIYEALVWMDHSALFIGNTGTRADRAGETVDAIEAEVRRIAEEGPTQQELDEAKSYLKGSQMLALDTSSKLAQAMLQYQLDKLPIDYIEKRNAIVDAVTLDDAKRVAKRLWGNGLLTAIVGRAPQAAAQPVSAPPKAN, from the coding sequence GCATCGAGGCGTGGTTCGTGCAGGACGCGACCGTGCCGCTGATCGCAATGGAATACTCCTTCAGCGGCGGCGCCAGCCAGGATCCGCCCGGCAAGCCCGGCGTCGGCAATCTGGTCGCCGACCTGCTCGACGAGGGCTCCGGCGATCTCGATTCCAAGACCTATCATGAGCGGCTCGAGCGCCGCGCCATCGAGCTCGGCTTCCAGTCGAACCGCGATCAATTCCGCGGCTCACTGCGCATGCTCAAGGACAACAAGGACGAAGCCTACGACCTGTTGCGGATGGCGCTGACCTCGCCGCATTTCGAGCCGAAGGACGTCGAACGCATCCGCGCCCAGGTGATCGCCAATCTGCGCCGCGAATCGACCAATCCGTCCTCGCTCGCCGGCCGCAAGTTCCTCGAGCTCGCATTCGGCGATCATCCCTATGCCAGAACGGCCACCGGCACGCTCGACAGCGTGCCGACCATCCAGATCCCGGATCTCAAGGACTACACCCGCCGCATCATCGCCAAGGATACGCTGCGCGTTGCCGTGGTCGGTGACGTCGATCCCGATACGCTCGGCAAGCTGCTGGACAAGACCTTTGGCGGCCTGCCGGCGAAGGCCGAATTGACGCCCGTTCCCGACGTCGTGGCGACCAGGCCGCCGCAGCGCGCCTTCGTCCCGCTCGACGTGCCGCAGACCGTCGTCACCTTCGGCGGCCCCGGCATCGCCAGGCACGACCCGGATTTCATGGCGGCCTATGTGGTGAACCACATTCTCGGCGGCGGCGGGCTGTCGTCGCGGCTCTACAAGGAAGTGCGCGAGAAGCGCGGGCTGGCCTACTCGATCTATGAAGCGCTGGTCTGGATGGATCACTCCGCGCTGTTCATCGGCAACACCGGCACCCGCGCCGACCGCGCCGGCGAGACCGTCGATGCGATCGAAGCGGAAGTCCGCCGCATCGCTGAGGAAGGTCCGACGCAGCAGGAGCTCGACGAGGCGAAGTCCTACCTGAAGGGCTCGCAGATGCTGGCGCTCGACACCTCCTCCAAGCTCGCGCAGGCGATGCTGCAATACCAGCTCGACAAGCTGCCGATCGATTACATCGAGAAGCGCAACGCCATCGTCGACGCGGTGACGCTCGACGATGCCAAGCGGGTCGCCAAGCGGCTCTGGGGCAACGGCCTGCTCACCGCAATCGTCGGCCGCGCTCCGCAAGCCGCGGCGCAGCCGGTGTCGGCGCCGCCGAAGGCCAACTGA
- the arfB gene encoding alternative ribosome rescue aminoacyl-tRNA hydrolase ArfB, producing MLRVSRDLTIDENDIEIVFVRASGPGGQNVNKVSTAAQLRFDTNKIALPADAAQRLARLAGSRMTKDGVIVIHAFRFRTQERNRADAIERLLEMLREAMVRPTPRRPTKPTLGSKQRRLEGKKRRSDIKAGRGTRRFDD from the coding sequence ATGCTGCGGGTGTCCCGCGACCTTACGATCGACGAGAACGACATTGAGATCGTCTTTGTCCGCGCCTCCGGTCCGGGCGGGCAGAATGTCAACAAGGTCTCGACCGCAGCGCAGCTTCGCTTCGATACCAACAAGATTGCATTGCCGGCGGACGCCGCGCAGCGGCTGGCGCGGCTCGCCGGCAGCCGCATGACCAAGGACGGCGTGATCGTGATCCACGCTTTCCGCTTTCGCACCCAGGAACGCAATCGCGCTGATGCGATCGAGCGGCTGCTCGAGATGTTGAGGGAGGCGATGGTGCGGCCGACCCCGCGGCGGCCGACCAAGCCGACGCTCGGCTCCAAGCAGCGCCGGCTCGAGGGCAAGAAACGCCGCAGCGACATCAAGGCGGGACGCGGCACGCGCCGTTTCGACGACTAG
- a CDS encoding c-type cytochrome — protein MPLPAVKPPDGATLFKQQCATCHTTNMSDAVRQGPSLYRIVGRHAGKADGFKYSAGFSKADFVWDDARLDAWLSNPQEVIPGAVMAYRQAKPETRAMIIAYLKELN, from the coding sequence ATGCCCTTGCCCGCCGTCAAGCCGCCCGATGGGGCGACGCTGTTCAAGCAGCAATGCGCGACCTGCCACACCACCAACATGTCGGATGCCGTCCGGCAGGGACCGTCGCTCTACAGGATCGTCGGCCGCCACGCCGGCAAGGCCGACGGCTTCAAGTATTCCGCGGGCTTCAGCAAGGCCGATTTCGTCTGGGACGACGCCAGGCTCGATGCCTGGCTGAGCAATCCGCAGGAGGTGATCCCGGGCGCCGTGATGGCCTACCGGCAGGCCAAGCCGGAAACCCGCGCCATGATCATCGCCTATCTGAAGGAGCTGAACTGA
- a CDS encoding VOC family protein — protein MAKPVHSMIRVLDEAKALDFYQRAFGLEIADNLRFPDFALIYLRHPSSPFEVELTVNFDRKEPYTLGDGYGHLAVIVDDVDAEHARFEKEKLSPGPLRDFKHDGKTLARFFFVSDPDGYKIEVIQRGGRFG, from the coding sequence ATGGCGAAACCCGTGCATTCGATGATCCGCGTGCTCGACGAAGCAAAGGCGCTCGACTTCTACCAGCGCGCATTCGGCCTCGAGATCGCCGACAATCTGAGATTTCCCGATTTCGCGCTGATCTATCTGCGCCATCCCTCCTCGCCCTTCGAGGTCGAGCTCACGGTCAATTTCGATCGCAAGGAGCCCTACACGCTCGGCGACGGCTACGGCCATCTCGCCGTCATCGTCGATGACGTCGATGCCGAGCACGCGCGCTTCGAAAAGGAGAAACTGTCGCCCGGGCCGCTGCGCGACTTCAAGCATGACGGCAAGACGCTGGCGCGCTTCTTCTTCGTCTCCGATCCCGACGGCTACAAGATCGAGGTGATCCAGCGCGGCGGGCGCTTCGGCTAG
- a CDS encoding GMC family oxidoreductase, which yields MAKFDLNDSGVVVIVGSGAGGGTLGNELAQKGVKVVILEAGPRIENQDFINDEWDSFTQLAWSDARSTSGSWRVHQDFPGLPAWIVKAVGGSTTHWAGASLRFDEHEFKIKSAYGGIPGANLIDWPITLAEMEPWYAKAEDKMGVTRTNGIPGLPGNNNFKVMEAGARKLGYKEVHTGRMAINSEPRDGRGSCQQIGFCFQGCKSGAKWSTLYTEIPKGEATGNLEVRPGSMVIKIEHDPSGKVTGVVYADSTGATQRQKARVVAVAGNSIESPRLLLNSASSMFPDGLANSSGQVGRNYMRHMTGSVYASFEKSVHMYRGTTMAGIIRDEAKNDPKRGFVGGYEMETLSLGLPFMAAFLNPGAWGRSFTSAIEGYPRMAGMWLVGEDMPQETNRVTLDPKIKDKFGMPVASVHFDDHPNDVAMRDHAYKQGSAVYEAVGATVTYPTPPYPSTHNMGTNRMSEKPRDGVVNKFGQTHDIKNLFVSDGSQFTSGAACNPTLTIVSLAIRQADHIASAMQRKEI from the coding sequence ATGGCAAAATTCGATCTGAATGACAGCGGCGTTGTGGTGATCGTCGGCTCCGGTGCCGGCGGCGGAACGCTCGGCAATGAACTGGCGCAGAAGGGCGTCAAGGTCGTGATCCTGGAAGCCGGCCCGCGCATCGAGAACCAGGACTTCATCAACGATGAATGGGACAGTTTTACCCAGCTGGCCTGGTCCGACGCGCGCTCGACATCGGGCAGCTGGCGCGTCCATCAGGACTTTCCGGGCCTGCCGGCCTGGATCGTGAAGGCGGTCGGCGGCTCGACCACGCACTGGGCCGGCGCCTCGCTGCGCTTCGACGAGCACGAGTTCAAGATCAAATCGGCCTATGGCGGCATTCCCGGCGCCAACCTGATCGACTGGCCGATCACGCTCGCCGAGATGGAGCCGTGGTACGCCAAGGCCGAGGACAAGATGGGCGTCACCCGCACCAACGGCATCCCGGGATTGCCCGGCAACAACAATTTCAAGGTGATGGAGGCCGGCGCCAGGAAGCTCGGCTACAAGGAGGTGCACACCGGGCGGATGGCGATCAACAGCGAGCCGCGCGACGGCCGCGGCTCCTGCCAGCAGATCGGCTTCTGCTTCCAGGGCTGCAAGTCGGGCGCCAAATGGTCGACGCTCTACACCGAGATCCCGAAGGGCGAAGCCACCGGCAATCTCGAAGTGCGCCCCGGCAGCATGGTGATCAAGATCGAGCACGACCCGTCCGGCAAGGTCACCGGCGTGGTCTATGCCGATTCGACCGGCGCCACGCAGCGCCAGAAGGCCCGCGTCGTCGCGGTCGCCGGCAACTCGATCGAGAGCCCGCGACTGCTGCTCAACAGCGCCTCCAGCATGTTCCCGGACGGGCTCGCCAATTCATCCGGCCAGGTCGGCCGCAACTACATGCGGCACATGACCGGCAGCGTGTATGCGAGCTTCGAGAAATCGGTGCACATGTATCGCGGCACCACGATGGCCGGCATCATCCGCGACGAGGCGAAGAACGATCCGAAGCGCGGCTTCGTCGGCGGCTACGAGATGGAGACCCTGTCGCTCGGCCTGCCGTTCATGGCCGCGTTCCTCAATCCCGGCGCCTGGGGCCGCAGCTTCACCAGCGCGATCGAGGGCTATCCGCGGATGGCCGGCATGTGGCTGGTCGGCGAGGACATGCCGCAGGAGACCAACCGCGTCACGCTGGATCCGAAGATCAAGGACAAGTTCGGCATGCCGGTCGCCAGCGTGCATTTCGACGATCATCCGAACGACGTCGCGATGCGCGATCACGCCTACAAGCAGGGCTCCGCGGTCTATGAGGCGGTCGGCGCCACCGTCACCTATCCGACGCCGCCCTATCCCTCGACCCACAACATGGGCACCAACCGGATGAGCGAGAAGCCGCGCGACGGCGTGGTCAACAAGTTCGGCCAGACCCACGACATCAAGAACCTGTTCGTCTCCGACGGCAGCCAGTTCACGAGCGGTGCTGCCTGCAACCCGACGCTGACGATCGTGTCGCTGGCGATCCGCCAGGCCGACCACATCGCCAGCGCGATGCAGCGCAAGGAGATTTAG
- a CDS encoding ribbon-helix-helix domain-containing protein, translated as MCHLFAHQPQRDYESQTRSLRIDGHCTSIRLEMSFWDTLEEIAAKEGMTLAKFLTTLHNEVLDHHGEVNNFASLLRCSCLIYRAKANAPAVVPDYRGAAAIMDAAE; from the coding sequence ATGTGCCATCTTTTCGCGCATCAGCCGCAACGCGACTATGAATCGCAGACCCGATCGTTGCGGATCGACGGCCATTGCACCTCGATCCGGCTGGAAATGTCGTTCTGGGATACGCTGGAGGAGATCGCGGCCAAGGAAGGCATGACGCTGGCCAAGTTCCTCACCACCCTGCACAACGAGGTGCTCGATCATCACGGCGAGGTGAACAATTTCGCGTCGCTGCTGCGCTGCTCCTGCCTGATCTACCGCGCCAAGGCGAATGCGCCGGCGGTCGTTCCGGACTATCGCGGGGCGGCGGCGATCATGGATGCCGCGGAATAG
- the mutL gene encoding DNA mismatch repair endonuclease MutL: protein MPVRQLPEQLVNRIAAGEVVERPASVVKELVENAIDAGASRIDVFTDGGGRRRIGITDDGGGMTRADLALAVDRHATSKLDDEDLLRIRTLGFRGEALPSIGAVAKLGITTRHASEPHAWSLSVEGGEKSEVMPAALGQGTRVEVNELFYATPARLKFLKTDRTEAEAIREVVRRLGMARPDIAFTLAGEERAPVTWAAALPGAAGRLTRLGDILGADFRASAIEVRAEREGVVVEGFAAAPSLTRANALGQYLFVNGRPVRDKLILGAVRAAYSDYLPRDRHPVVALFVTCDPQEVDANVHPAKTEVRFRNSGLVRALIVHALKEGLAREGRRTAANTADGAALSAFRPAFTPPRPGNWDWRGSPSYPAGPMRAFDGAAAPAFAEPGQAAFDVGAPTADVRFEAAPDLLDRPLGAARTQIHETYIVSQTRDGLIVVDQHAAHERIVYEKLKASLAKNGVQRQILLIPEIVELDEATVEKLLDRAEELASFGLAIESFGPGAVAVRETPSLLGKANAAGLLRDLAEHMAEWDEALPLERRLMHVAATMACHGSVRAGRRLKPEEMNALLREMEDTPNSGQCNHGRPTYVELKLSDIEKLFGRR, encoded by the coding sequence ATGCCCGTCCGCCAGCTTCCCGAACAGCTCGTCAACCGCATCGCCGCCGGCGAAGTGGTGGAACGCCCCGCGAGCGTGGTCAAGGAACTGGTCGAGAACGCGATCGACGCCGGCGCCAGCCGGATCGACGTTTTCACCGATGGCGGCGGGCGGCGCCGAATCGGCATCACCGACGATGGCGGCGGCATGACCCGCGCCGACCTCGCGCTTGCGGTCGACCGTCACGCCACCTCCAAGCTCGACGACGAAGACCTGCTCCGCATCCGCACGCTCGGCTTCCGCGGCGAGGCGCTGCCCTCGATCGGCGCGGTCGCAAAGCTCGGCATCACGACGCGTCATGCCAGCGAGCCGCATGCCTGGTCGTTGTCGGTCGAAGGCGGCGAGAAGTCCGAGGTCATGCCGGCCGCGCTCGGCCAGGGCACCCGCGTCGAGGTCAACGAGCTCTTCTATGCCACGCCGGCGCGGCTGAAGTTCCTCAAGACCGACCGCACCGAGGCGGAGGCGATCCGCGAGGTGGTGCGTCGCCTCGGCATGGCGCGCCCGGACATCGCCTTCACGCTGGCTGGCGAAGAGCGCGCGCCGGTCACCTGGGCCGCGGCGCTGCCCGGCGCCGCCGGCCGGCTGACCCGGCTCGGCGATATCCTCGGCGCGGATTTTCGCGCCAGTGCGATCGAGGTGCGCGCCGAGCGCGAGGGCGTCGTGGTCGAGGGCTTTGCCGCCGCGCCGTCGCTAACCCGCGCCAATGCGCTCGGGCAATATCTGTTCGTCAACGGCCGCCCGGTGCGCGACAAGCTGATCCTCGGCGCGGTGCGCGCGGCCTATTCGGACTACCTGCCGCGCGACCGCCATCCTGTCGTGGCGCTGTTCGTGACCTGCGACCCGCAAGAGGTCGATGCCAATGTGCATCCGGCCAAGACCGAGGTGCGTTTCCGCAATTCCGGCCTGGTGCGCGCGCTGATCGTGCACGCCTTGAAGGAAGGCCTTGCGCGCGAAGGCAGGCGCACCGCGGCCAACACCGCCGACGGCGCCGCGCTCTCGGCCTTTCGGCCAGCCTTCACGCCGCCGCGACCGGGCAATTGGGACTGGCGCGGCTCGCCGTCCTATCCGGCTGGTCCGATGCGCGCGTTCGACGGCGCGGCGGCGCCCGCCTTCGCCGAGCCCGGACAGGCCGCCTTCGACGTCGGCGCACCGACCGCCGATGTGCGCTTCGAGGCCGCGCCCGACCTGCTCGACCGGCCGCTCGGCGCCGCGCGCACCCAGATCCACGAGACCTACATCGTCTCGCAGACCCGCGACGGCCTCATCGTGGTCGACCAGCACGCGGCCCATGAGCGCATCGTCTATGAGAAGCTGAAGGCCTCGCTGGCGAAGAACGGCGTGCAGCGGCAGATCCTCTTGATCCCCGAGATCGTCGAGCTCGATGAAGCGACCGTCGAGAAGCTGCTCGACCGCGCCGAGGAGCTGGCGTCGTTCGGGCTTGCGATCGAATCCTTCGGTCCCGGCGCCGTCGCGGTGCGCGAGACGCCTTCGCTGCTCGGCAAGGCCAACGCAGCTGGGCTGTTGCGCGACCTCGCCGAGCACATGGCCGAGTGGGACGAGGCGCTGCCGCTGGAGCGCCGGCTGATGCACGTCGCCGCCACCATGGCCTGCCACGGCTCGGTCCGCGCCGGCCGCCGCCTCAAGCCCGAAGAGATGAACGCGCTGCTCCGCGAGATGGAAGACACGCCGAACTCCGGCCAGTGCAATCACGGCCGCCCGACCTATGTCGAATTGAAGCTGAGCGATATCGAGAAGCTGTTCGGGCGGAGGTAG
- a CDS encoding IS110 family transposase has protein sequence MREIIRIGMDTSKHIFVLHGVDAAEQVVLRKKLSRKQVLDFFAKLPPTVIGMEACGGSQHWARELGKLGHEVKLMAPQLVKPYVMRNKNDGRDAEGLCEAMGRPSMRFVPVKTAEQQAALMLTGIRDGLIARRTQLGNTIRGHAAEFGLIAAKGVDKVEPLLARIAQDETLPALARELFVVLGREYARLEGELGEIEAKLMAWHRSDATGRRLAQIPSIGPIIATMLVMKTPDPLAFRSGRHFAAWLGLTPQDHSTGGKTRLGKITRAGDEDLRRLLVIGATAVIQQARRGRGHHSRWLLALIQRKPPKLAAVALANKVARIAWKLMATGESYDVARMNPIPAT, from the coding sequence GTGAGAGAGATTATCCGCATCGGTATGGATACGTCGAAGCATATTTTTGTGCTGCATGGGGTTGATGCAGCCGAGCAGGTTGTGTTGCGCAAGAAGCTGTCGCGGAAGCAGGTGCTGGACTTCTTCGCCAAGTTGCCGCCGACGGTGATCGGGATGGAGGCCTGCGGAGGCTCGCAGCATTGGGCGCGAGAGCTTGGCAAGCTCGGCCATGAGGTCAAGCTGATGGCCCCGCAACTGGTGAAGCCCTACGTGATGCGGAACAAGAACGACGGGCGGGATGCGGAAGGGCTGTGTGAAGCGATGGGCCGGCCGAGCATGCGCTTTGTGCCGGTCAAGACGGCCGAGCAACAGGCCGCGCTGATGCTGACGGGTATCCGCGATGGATTGATCGCCCGGCGCACCCAGCTTGGCAATACGATCCGTGGCCATGCGGCGGAGTTCGGCCTGATCGCAGCCAAAGGGGTCGACAAGGTCGAGCCGCTGCTGGCACGGATTGCGCAGGACGAGACGCTTCCCGCCCTGGCGCGCGAGTTGTTTGTCGTGCTGGGCCGCGAGTACGCCAGGCTCGAGGGCGAGCTTGGGGAGATCGAAGCCAAGCTGATGGCCTGGCACCGATCCGATGCCACGGGTCGGCGTCTGGCGCAGATCCCCTCGATCGGTCCAATCATTGCGACGATGCTGGTGATGAAGACGCCGGATCCGCTTGCCTTCCGTTCCGGCCGGCACTTTGCGGCTTGGCTCGGCCTCACACCTCAAGACCATTCCACCGGCGGCAAGACCAGGCTCGGCAAGATTACGCGGGCGGGCGACGAGGACTTGCGACGGCTGCTGGTGATCGGGGCCACGGCGGTGATCCAGCAGGCCAGGCGCGGGCGCGGTCATCACTCGCGCTGGCTGCTGGCCCTGATCCAGCGCAAGCCGCCGAAGCTTGCGGCCGTGGCGCTCGCCAACAAGGTGGCCCGCATCGCCTGGAAGCTGATGGCAACAGGTGAGAGCTACGATGTGGCACGGATGAATCCCATTCCGGCCACCTAA
- the rsmD gene encoding 16S rRNA (guanine(966)-N(2))-methyltransferase RsmD: MRVVGGRLKGRNLASPAGREIRPTADRLRESVFNILIHAYDNPIEDARVLDLFAGTGALGIEAVSRGARFTLFVDNGAEARALLRNNVESLGLGGTTKVYRRDATDLGPAHPVEPFSLVFLDPPYGKGLAEKALASLRDGGWLVPGALLVVEEAKAAAFAPPEGFEELERRAYDDTEFVFLRAVAAI, from the coding sequence ATGCGCGTCGTCGGGGGCAGGCTGAAGGGCCGCAATCTCGCTTCGCCTGCGGGCCGCGAGATTCGTCCGACCGCGGACCGGCTGCGCGAGTCCGTGTTCAACATTCTGATCCACGCCTACGACAATCCGATTGAGGACGCGCGCGTGCTCGACCTGTTTGCCGGCACCGGTGCACTTGGCATCGAGGCGGTCTCGCGCGGCGCCAGGTTCACGCTGTTCGTCGACAATGGCGCCGAGGCGCGGGCGCTGCTGCGCAACAATGTCGAGTCGCTCGGCCTCGGCGGGACGACCAAGGTCTATCGGCGCGATGCGACCGATCTTGGACCGGCGCATCCGGTCGAGCCGTTCTCGCTGGTATTTCTCGATCCGCCCTATGGCAAGGGGCTCGCTGAGAAGGCGCTCGCCTCGCTGCGCGACGGCGGCTGGCTCGTGCCGGGCGCGCTGCTCGTGGTGGAAGAGGCAAAGGCCGCGGCGTTCGCGCCACCCGAGGGCTTCGAGGAGCTTGAGCGGCGGGCGTATGACGACACCGAGTTCGTGTTTTTGCGAGCTGTCGCCGCAATCTAG
- a CDS encoding pseudouridine synthase, whose product MPRDSDKNNDSPRGRRDRGAPGKGRPSGSRGSDKPFGKRSFGGKPDRGKGDRDKRAFGDKGEGRSFRRREDGDAPRRDYGDRPHFKRDDRGGEGGGKRPFKPRGERRDFDAGDRPQRGGARSEGRSSDRKFGEKRSYGDREKRPYTPRGERDGEKRTFAPRGERAERKFDDRKFSRGDRDKGSFRDKGEGRPFRRREDGDAPRRDFGDRPRFKRDRDFEGRDRSDEKPWQKRDRTPREDYKSRDDRGGDERPRFSRSRDDRSGGDRPRFSRSRDDREQGDRPKFGRPRWSRDEDAGDRRDNRRRERPEGRTDWQEHPRSEGRFSDRPRRDNEDDSRIFAKRPAFGGRGAYRERASDDRRERPEPKPKKSGERIAKVLARAGLASRRDAEEIVTQGRVTVNGRVINSPALDITENDVVAVDGKPLPPRERTRLFMYHKPRGLMTTHADPEGRPTVFDNLPEGLPRLISIGRLDFNTEGLLLLTNDGGLARTLEHPDTGWLRRYRVRAHGEVTQGQLDQLKGGVEVDGVKYGPIDATLERDQSANVWVVFAIREGKNREVRNVMAHLGLEVNRLIRISYGPFQLGELEEGKVEEVKTRVLREQLGEKIAKIAGADFTRPEQRHAADGDDVPARKPKPSKRETINDRKGRRVLVQRTGSEEARARNEDEASGYGPPRRPKRGYHGKRDLKPRDE is encoded by the coding sequence ATGCCCCGCGACAGCGACAAAAACAACGATTCCCCGCGCGGCCGGCGGGACCGGGGGGCGCCCGGGAAGGGGCGGCCCAGTGGCTCCCGCGGATCTGACAAGCCGTTCGGCAAGCGCAGCTTCGGCGGCAAGCCCGATCGCGGCAAGGGTGATCGCGACAAGCGCGCGTTCGGCGACAAGGGCGAGGGCCGCTCGTTCCGCCGCCGCGAGGACGGCGATGCGCCGCGCCGCGATTACGGCGACCGGCCGCACTTCAAGCGCGACGACCGCGGCGGCGAGGGTGGCGGAAAGCGCCCGTTCAAACCGCGCGGCGAGCGCCGCGACTTTGATGCGGGCGATCGTCCTCAGCGCGGTGGCGCGCGTTCGGAAGGTCGGTCATCCGACCGCAAGTTCGGCGAGAAGCGGTCCTATGGCGATCGCGAAAAGCGTCCCTACACGCCGCGTGGCGAGCGTGACGGCGAGAAGCGGACCTTTGCGCCGCGCGGCGAGCGCGCCGAGCGCAAATTCGACGACCGCAAGTTTTCGCGCGGCGATCGCGACAAGGGTTCATTCCGCGACAAGGGCGAAGGCCGCCCGTTCCGCCGCCGCGAGGACGGCGATGCGCCGCGCCGCGATTTCGGCGATCGGCCGCGCTTCAAGCGCGACCGCGACTTCGAGGGCCGCGACCGCAGCGACGAGAAGCCCTGGCAAAAGCGGGATCGCACGCCCCGCGAGGACTACAAGTCGCGCGACGATCGCGGCGGCGACGAGCGCCCGCGCTTTTCGCGGTCGCGCGACGATCGCAGTGGCGGCGACCGTCCGCGATTTTCCAGGTCCCGCGACGATCGTGAGCAGGGTGATCGTCCGAAGTTCGGTCGGCCGCGCTGGAGTCGCGACGAAGACGCCGGCGATCGCCGCGACAATCGCCGGCGCGAGCGGCCCGAAGGCCGCACCGACTGGCAGGAGCACCCGCGCAGCGAGGGCCGCTTCTCCGACCGGCCGCGCCGCGACAATGAGGACGACAGTAGGATCTTTGCGAAGCGCCCGGCCTTCGGCGGTCGCGGCGCCTATCGCGAACGCGCCTCCGACGACCGCCGCGAGCGTCCCGAGCCGAAGCCGAAGAAATCCGGCGAGCGCATTGCGAAGGTATTGGCGCGCGCCGGTCTTGCCTCGCGCCGCGATGCGGAGGAGATCGTCACCCAGGGCCGGGTCACGGTCAACGGACGCGTGATCAACTCGCCGGCGCTCGATATCACCGAGAACGATGTCGTGGCGGTCGACGGCAAGCCGTTGCCGCCGCGCGAGCGGACGCGGCTGTTCATGTATCACAAGCCGCGCGGGCTGATGACGACGCATGCCGATCCCGAGGGGCGGCCGACCGTGTTCGACAATCTGCCCGAGGGCTTGCCGCGGCTGATCTCGATCGGCCGGCTCGACTTCAACACCGAAGGCCTGTTGCTGCTGACCAATGACGGCGGCCTGGCGCGGACGCTGGAGCATCCGGACACCGGATGGCTGCGCCGTTACCGCGTGCGCGCGCATGGCGAAGTGACGCAGGGCCAGCTCGACCAGCTCAAGGGTGGCGTCGAGGTCGACGGCGTCAAATACGGGCCGATCGACGCGACGCTGGAACGCGACCAGAGCGCCAATGTGTGGGTGGTGTTCGCGATCCGCGAGGGCAAGAACCGCGAGGTCCGCAACGTGATGGCGCATCTCGGACTCGAGGTGAACCGCCTGATCCGGATTTCCTACGGCCCGTTCCAGCTCGGCGAGCTCGAAGAGGGCAAGGTCGAGGAGGTCAAGACGCGGGTGCTGCGCGAGCAGCTCGGCGAGAAGATCGCCAAGATCGCGGGTGCCGACTTCACGCGGCCGGAGCAGCGTCACGCCGCCGACGGCGACGATGTACCGGCGAGGAAGCCGAAGCCCAGCAAGCGCGAAACCATCAACGATCGCAAGGGCCGCCGCGTGCTGGTGCAGCGCACCGGCAGCGAGGAAGCCCGTGCCCGCAATGAGGATGAGGCCAGCGGCTACGGCCCGCCGCGCCGTCCCAAGCGCGGCTATCACGGCAAGCGCGACCTCAAGCCGCGGGACGAGTAA
- a CDS encoding nucleoside deaminase has product MIRGMSAPSFMDLALKTAENAGKAGEVPIGCVIVRGYEVIATAGNRTLTDRDPTAHAEILAIRQAAEAIGTERLVDCDLYVTLEPCTMCAGAISFARVRRLYYGAADPKGGAVESGVRFFAQPTCHHVPEVYGAVGESESARLLREFFRERR; this is encoded by the coding sequence ATGATACGAGGCATGTCTGCCCCTTCTTTCATGGATTTGGCGCTAAAAACCGCGGAAAATGCCGGAAAAGCCGGCGAGGTTCCGATCGGATGCGTGATCGTGCGGGGCTACGAGGTGATCGCCACCGCCGGCAACCGCACCCTGACCGACCGCGATCCGACGGCCCATGCGGAAATCCTCGCGATCCGGCAAGCCGCCGAGGCCATCGGCACCGAGCGGCTGGTCGATTGCGACCTCTACGTGACGCTGGAGCCCTGCACCATGTGCGCCGGCGCAATCTCCTTTGCCCGCGTCCGCCGGCTCTATTACGGCGCCGCCGACCCCAAGGGCGGCGCGGTCGAGTCAGGCGTGAGGTTCTTCGCGCAGCCGACCTGCCACCACGTGCCGGAAGTCTATGGCGCGGTCGGCGAGAGCGAGTCCGCGCGCCTGCTGCGCGAGTTCTTCAGGGAGCGGCGGTGA